One part of the [Synechococcus] sp. NIES-970 genome encodes these proteins:
- a CDS encoding hypothetical protein (conserved hypothetical protein) — translation MTPDAISATLAEFFPDAKINHTDGKTWKIHQVQTRLHVLVSLSSDGQMLRVFIPIATQEEAAPYYLQLLEGNFNENKLVRYAMNQNLLWGVFKYPLQHLSASIFQQVLTEMLALHRQGLSAFFNQLAEEKVREIIRAAKSQGQTIEQTMQTITRFYEEGMMGDLDQKPRQQRQALLAWQYQLEKLWQEEK, via the coding sequence ATGACCCCAGACGCCATTTCCGCCACCCTCGCTGAATTTTTTCCCGATGCCAAAATTAACCACACAGATGGCAAGACCTGGAAAATCCATCAAGTTCAAACCCGCCTGCATGTGTTAGTCAGTCTCTCAAGCGATGGGCAAATGCTCCGGGTGTTTATTCCTATTGCCACCCAGGAAGAGGCGGCTCCCTACTATTTGCAGCTACTCGAAGGCAACTTTAATGAAAATAAACTGGTGCGCTATGCGATGAATCAAAATTTGCTCTGGGGCGTCTTTAAATACCCCCTCCAGCATCTGAGTGCCAGTATTTTCCAGCAAGTGTTAACAGAGATGTTGGCCCTCCATCGTCAGGGACTGAGTGCTTTCTTTAATCAACTTGCAGAAGAAAAAGTGCGAGAAATTATTCGGGCGGCAAAATCCCAAGGACAAACGATTGAACAAACCATGCAAACCATCACCCGTTTCTATGAAGAGGGCATGATGGGCGACCTAGACCAAAAACCCAGGCAACAGCGTCAAGCTCTCCTTGCCTGGCAATACCAGTTGGAAAAACTTTGGCAGGAAGAGAAATAA
- the dacB_1 gene encoding D-alanyl-D-alanine carboxypeptidase/D-alanyl-D-alanine-endopeptidase, translated as MGTRRSQQIGSILILGGSLPLLFTSVSLAQNTCDLPGAIAQILDRPEQRQSQWGIAIQDAHTEQTIYEHNGDQFFVPASALKLLTTAAALELLGADYQFQTPISLVRHIHGDVRYLVIEGKGDPTLTTAKLRDALATLQTQGITAVEEVIILDSPPSQTLNSTWEWSDLPWYYATAVNRLILNENTVEATVTPSRVGAPVNLNWSDAIAGRQWRLDNQQFTSTDGPAIPPEPIQTYGTNTLSLRGSLAADAAPRRWFLSVPDPGRYALETVQLILREQGITYGGGRVVHGDLASLLPDPLGEESQRYEIEPLTAIASPPLAEIIKTTNQDSNNLFAETLLKTLQTQELDLTAAFSALGIEAGSYRLRDGSGLSRHNLVTPTALVQALAAMDNHTQGSVFRDSLAIAGRTGTLQNRFQNTPVVNQFFGKTGTMTHVSTLTGYLDLPNDNTMLVGIMANQTGQPASITRQAMDEIVVAVHDWQRCTMGRSPNAHAPN; from the coding sequence ATGGGAACCAGGCGATCGCAGCAAATCGGGAGCATCCTGATTCTGGGGGGCAGTCTCCCCTTGCTCTTTACTTCTGTGAGTCTGGCCCAAAATACCTGTGATTTACCGGGGGCGATCGCCCAGATTCTCGACCGTCCAGAACAGCGACAAAGCCAGTGGGGAATTGCGATCCAAGATGCCCACACGGAGCAAACCATCTATGAACACAACGGGGATCAATTTTTTGTCCCCGCCTCTGCCCTTAAACTGTTGACCACCGCTGCGGCCCTAGAATTATTGGGAGCCGATTATCAATTCCAGACCCCCATTTCCCTCGTCCGCCATATCCACGGAGATGTGCGCTACCTCGTTATTGAAGGAAAAGGAGACCCTACCCTAACGACCGCAAAACTCCGGGATGCCCTCGCCACTCTACAAACCCAGGGCATTACCGCCGTGGAAGAAGTGATCATTCTCGACAGCCCCCCCAGCCAAACCCTGAATTCAACTTGGGAATGGTCTGATTTGCCTTGGTATTATGCAACGGCAGTCAATCGGCTGATCCTCAATGAAAATACGGTCGAAGCGACTGTTACCCCAAGCCGTGTGGGGGCGCCAGTCAATCTCAATTGGTCCGATGCGATCGCCGGCCGTCAGTGGCGTCTTGATAACCAACAGTTCACTAGCACCGATGGGCCAGCGATTCCCCCAGAGCCGATCCAAACCTATGGTACAAATACCCTCAGTCTGCGCGGATCTTTAGCAGCAGATGCCGCGCCGAGGCGCTGGTTTTTATCGGTGCCTGATCCCGGCCGTTATGCCCTAGAAACAGTACAGCTGATTCTCCGAGAGCAGGGGATTACCTACGGAGGGGGCCGGGTCGTTCATGGTGATCTCGCTTCTTTACTGCCAGATCCTCTAGGTGAAGAAAGCCAACGGTATGAGATAGAACCCCTGACGGCGATCGCCTCTCCTCCCTTGGCAGAAATCATCAAAACCACCAACCAAGATAGCAACAATCTTTTTGCGGAGACTCTACTCAAAACTTTACAAACCCAAGAGCTCGATCTAACCGCTGCTTTCTCTGCCTTAGGTATTGAGGCCGGTAGCTATCGGCTTCGGGATGGGTCGGGGCTGTCTCGCCATAACCTTGTGACACCGACAGCCTTAGTGCAAGCCCTCGCTGCGATGGATAATCACACCCAAGGATCTGTATTTCGAGATTCCTTGGCGATCGCCGGCCGCACTGGTACGCTGCAAAATCGCTTTCAAAATACCCCAGTGGTCAATCAATTTTTCGGCAAAACTGGGACGATGACCCATGTATCTACCCTGACTGGTTATCTGGATCTGCCCAACGACAACACAATGCTTGTGGGAATTATGGCTAATCAAACGGGTCAACCTGCCAGCATCACCAGGCAAGCCATGGATGAAATAGTCGTCGCTGTCCATGATTGGCAACGTTGTACCATGGGGCGATCGCCAAACGCCCATGCGCCGAATTAA
- a CDS encoding methyltransferase, UbiE/COQ5 family protein, translated as MGEQFFQRKQTFFDRWAKNYDILFTTPFYQAVHKRLLTHADFPKDGYVLDLGCGTGKLFKRLGKLYPDLTGVGLDLSPGMLAQARTKNRHGDRFSFVEGNAEAQPFPDNSFDAAFNTISFLHYLNPETVLGEVQRVLKPGGKFYLADYGKGELLQGDSFPFSPGGLRFYSRAERTAMGERVGLKTLAHHYLMFGVLLTIFEKS; from the coding sequence ATGGGCGAACAATTTTTTCAACGCAAGCAGACCTTTTTTGATCGCTGGGCGAAAAATTACGACATTTTATTCACCACGCCTTTTTATCAAGCAGTTCACAAGCGATTACTCACCCACGCAGATTTCCCCAAGGATGGCTATGTGCTAGATCTCGGCTGTGGTACGGGCAAGCTCTTTAAACGTTTGGGCAAACTTTATCCGGACTTAACCGGGGTTGGTCTGGATTTGTCCCCAGGAATGCTTGCCCAGGCCCGGACGAAAAATCGCCATGGCGATCGCTTTAGCTTTGTGGAAGGCAATGCGGAGGCGCAACCTTTCCCGGACAATAGCTTTGACGCAGCCTTTAATACGATTAGTTTTTTGCATTATCTAAACCCTGAAACGGTTTTGGGGGAAGTGCAACGGGTGCTCAAGCCAGGGGGCAAATTTTATCTCGCGGACTATGGCAAAGGGGAATTGCTCCAAGGGGATAGTTTTCCTTTTTCACCGGGGGGCTTGCGTTTTTATTCTCGCGCCGAGCGCACCGCCATGGGGGAACGGGTTGGCCTCAAAACGTTGGCGCACCATTATTTGATGTTTGGCGTACTGTTGACGATTTTCGAGAAATCTTGA
- the dxr gene encoding 1-deoxy-D-xylulose 5-phosphate reductoisomerase — MTNAKAISILGSTGSIGTQTLDIVRSHPDKFRVVGMAAGRNIQLLAAQVREFQPEIVATSEESLLPELKALLADLPYTPQLIAGKEAIAEVARYGDAESVVTGIVGCAGLLPTIAAIEAGKDIALANKETLIAGGPVVLPLIEKHGVKLLPADSEHSAIFQCLQGVPAGGLKRIILTASGGAFRDLPVEKLATVTVKDALKHPNWSMGQKITIDSATLMNKGLEVIEAHYLFGQGYDNIDIVVHPQSIIHSLIELQDTSVLAQLGWPDMRLPLLYALSYPERIYTDWEQFDLVKAGDLTFREPDHAKYPCMNLAYAAGRAGGSMPAVLNAANEQAVALFLEEKIEFLDIPRLIEKVCDRHQNDNKSNPSLEDILEADQWARAQVLSLQPQLA; from the coding sequence ATGACTAACGCCAAAGCCATCTCTATCCTTGGTTCCACCGGCTCCATCGGGACCCAGACCCTCGACATCGTGCGATCGCACCCCGATAAATTTCGCGTTGTGGGGATGGCGGCGGGTCGCAATATTCAACTTTTGGCGGCCCAGGTGCGGGAGTTTCAGCCGGAAATTGTGGCGACCAGTGAAGAAAGTTTGTTACCCGAACTGAAAGCATTACTCGCTGATTTGCCCTACACCCCCCAACTGATTGCTGGAAAAGAGGCGATCGCCGAAGTCGCCCGCTATGGTGATGCCGAAAGCGTGGTCACAGGGATTGTCGGTTGCGCCGGACTGTTGCCGACCATTGCGGCGATCGAAGCCGGCAAAGACATTGCCCTCGCCAACAAAGAAACCTTAATTGCCGGTGGCCCTGTCGTTCTCCCGTTAATCGAAAAACATGGCGTCAAATTGTTGCCCGCCGATTCAGAGCATTCCGCCATCTTCCAATGTTTACAAGGCGTGCCCGCAGGGGGTTTAAAACGAATTATTTTGACCGCCTCCGGGGGGGCTTTCCGGGATTTGCCCGTCGAAAAACTGGCGACAGTCACCGTTAAAGATGCCCTCAAACATCCCAACTGGTCCATGGGCCAAAAGATCACCATCGATTCAGCAACCTTGATGAACAAAGGTTTAGAAGTCATCGAGGCCCATTATCTTTTCGGTCAAGGTTACGACAATATCGATATTGTGGTGCACCCCCAGAGCATTATTCACTCCCTCATCGAGTTGCAGGACACCTCTGTTTTAGCCCAACTCGGCTGGCCCGATATGCGCTTGCCCCTGCTCTATGCCCTGTCTTATCCAGAGCGCATTTATACCGATTGGGAGCAGTTTGATTTAGTCAAAGCGGGCGATTTAACGTTCCGAGAACCAGACCACGCAAAATATCCCTGCATGAATCTTGCCTATGCGGCGGGCCGGGCTGGGGGCTCGATGCCAGCGGTACTGAATGCCGCCAATGAACAAGCGGTAGCTCTCTTCCTCGAAGAAAAAATTGAGTTTCTCGATATTCCCCGCCTGATTGAAAAGGTTTGCGATCGCCACCAGAACGACAACAAATCTAATCCCAGCCTAGAAGATATTCTCGAGGCAGACCAATGGGCAAGGGCACAAGTTCTCAGTCTCCAGCCCCAGCTTGCCTAA
- a CDS encoding PIN domain protein: MNKLRIALDTNILVSALVFGSSNCREVVTFAKQQGTILTSIAVLTELNQVLSRKKFDRYLTQSIREDFLTSLAFESEIVSVMEKISACRDPKDNKFLELAVNGNADFLVTGDQDLLILNPFQDVEILTAQDFLTWVKDRKT, encoded by the coding sequence ATGAATAAGCTCCGAATTGCCCTTGATACCAACATTTTAGTGAGCGCTTTGGTATTTGGCAGTTCCAACTGTAGGGAAGTGGTTACCTTTGCCAAACAGCAGGGAACTATCCTCACTTCAATTGCTGTCCTGACAGAACTAAACCAAGTTCTGAGCCGCAAAAAATTTGACCGTTATCTTACTCAATCGATTCGAGAAGACTTTTTAACCAGCTTGGCCTTTGAATCAGAAATTGTCTCTGTGATGGAGAAAATTTCTGCCTGCCGCGATCCCAAAGATAATAAATTCCTTGAATTAGCCGTCAATGGCAATGCTGATTTTCTCGTTACAGGGGATCAAGATCTGCTGATTCTTAACCCTTTCCAAGACGTTGAAATTTTGACAGCTCAGGATTTTTTAACCTGGGTCAAAGATCGCAAAACTTAA
- a CDS encoding hypothetical protein (conserved hypothetical protein), with the protein MTSITIPVEPQLAAAYQQAEPEQQEKIQLLLNLFLEKTINPKPLLAVMETASQQAIANGITPEILADILADE; encoded by the coding sequence ATGACAAGTATTACAATCCCTGTCGAACCACAACTCGCTGCTGCTTATCAGCAGGCGGAACCAGAACAGCAGGAAAAAATCCAGCTTTTACTCAATCTTTTCCTCGAAAAAACCATCAACCCCAAGCCCCTTTTAGCGGTGATGGAAACAGCCAGTCAACAGGCGATCGCCAACGGCATCACACCAGAAATCCTTGCCGATATTCTGGCAGATGAATAA
- a CDS encoding ABC transporter protein has translation MSSHPLTRLFRYGDRYRKQINWAIACSILNKLFDLAPPVLIGVAVDTVVQRDRSFVAQFGVTSIIGQLLVIGGLSFIIWGAESIFEYFYQRLWRNLAQKMQHNLRLDGYSHLQELELGYFEERSTGELLALLNDDVNQLERFLDVGANEILQVITTVILIGALFFYATPSAAWMAMAPIPIIIWGSVAFQKKLAPRYADVREKVGILSARLSNNLSGITTIKSFTTEHYELERLRFDSDAYLRSNERAIALSAAFIPLIRIAILAGFTAILFFGGLQVEQGLLAVGTYSVLVFMTQRLLWPLTRLGQTLDLYQRAMASSNRVFNLLDTEIQIRSGDTALPTHNVKGEINLDNVSFAYFERSPVLENFSLQIPAGQTIAIVGATGSGKSTIVKLLLRFYEISGGQITIDGLDIRDVYLKDLRRAIGLVSQDVFLFHGTVAENIAYGNPDATLTEIIQAAKLAEAHDFIDTLPQQYDTIVGERGQKLSGGQRQRLAIARAILKDPPILILDEATSAVDNETEAAIAKSLEKITQHRTTIAIAHRLSTIRHSDCIYVMDQGKIVEQGTHEELVERQGLYYSLWQVQTGARV, from the coding sequence ATGTCGTCCCACCCTCTCACCCGGCTGTTTCGTTACGGCGATCGCTACCGTAAGCAAATCAATTGGGCGATCGCCTGTTCAATTTTGAATAAGCTTTTTGATTTAGCGCCACCGGTATTAATCGGGGTGGCCGTGGATACAGTAGTGCAGCGGGATAGATCCTTTGTGGCGCAGTTTGGGGTCACCAGCATCATTGGTCAGTTGCTGGTGATTGGGGGGCTTTCCTTCATCATCTGGGGAGCCGAGTCGATTTTTGAGTATTTTTACCAGCGGCTCTGGCGTAACCTTGCCCAAAAGATGCAGCATAACCTCCGTCTCGATGGTTATAGCCATTTACAAGAGCTGGAACTAGGCTATTTTGAGGAGCGCAGCACGGGGGAATTACTGGCCCTCCTCAATGATGATGTTAACCAGTTGGAGCGGTTTCTGGATGTAGGGGCCAACGAAATTTTACAGGTAATCACTACGGTGATTTTGATTGGAGCACTCTTTTTCTACGCGACCCCATCGGCGGCCTGGATGGCGATGGCGCCGATCCCGATTATTATTTGGGGTTCTGTGGCCTTCCAGAAAAAGTTAGCGCCCCGTTATGCCGATGTGCGTGAAAAGGTGGGAATACTCAGTGCGCGGCTATCGAACAACCTCAGTGGCATCACGACGATTAAAAGCTTTACGACGGAGCACTATGAGCTAGAACGGCTCCGGTTTGATAGTGATGCTTATCTAAGGAGTAATGAACGGGCGATCGCCTTGAGTGCGGCCTTTATCCCCTTGATTCGGATCGCGATTCTGGCGGGTTTTACGGCGATTCTCTTTTTCGGCGGCCTCCAGGTGGAACAGGGTCTGCTGGCCGTGGGCACCTACAGCGTTTTGGTGTTTATGACCCAACGGCTGCTCTGGCCCCTGACACGCTTGGGGCAAACCTTGGATCTCTACCAACGGGCGATGGCTTCCAGTAACCGGGTATTTAACCTGCTGGATACGGAAATTCAAATTCGCTCTGGCGATACGGCCCTCCCTACCCACAATGTCAAAGGCGAGATCAACCTCGACAATGTTTCCTTTGCTTATTTTGAGCGATCGCCCGTTTTAGAAAATTTCTCCCTCCAGATTCCCGCTGGCCAAACCATTGCGATTGTGGGGGCAACCGGTTCTGGCAAAAGTACGATCGTGAAACTGCTCCTGCGCTTTTACGAGATTAGCGGCGGGCAAATTACCATCGATGGCCTAGATATTCGTGATGTTTATCTCAAGGATCTGCGGCGGGCGATCGGCCTGGTGAGTCAGGATGTGTTTCTTTTCCACGGCACCGTGGCCGAAAATATCGCCTATGGCAACCCCGATGCGACGTTAACTGAAATTATCCAGGCGGCAAAACTAGCCGAGGCCCACGATTTCATTGACACCCTACCCCAGCAGTACGACACCATCGTCGGGGAACGGGGGCAAAAATTATCCGGTGGTCAGCGGCAACGGCTGGCGATCGCCCGGGCCATTTTAAAAGATCCGCCCATTCTCATTCTGGATGAAGCCACCTCCGCCGTGGACAACGAAACCGAAGCGGCGATCGCTAAGTCCCTCGAAAAAATCACCCAGCATCGCACCACCATTGCGATCGCCCACCGCCTCTCGACCATTCGCCATTCCGACTGCATCTATGTGATGGACCAAGGCAAAATCGTTGAGCAAGGAACCCACGAAGAACTTGTAGAACGGCAAGGGCTTTATTACAGTCTCTGGCAAGTGCAAACGGGAGCACGGGTTTAA
- a CDS encoding hypothetical protein (conserved hypothetical protein) translates to MNDPFSRNIQFSSSGLGCVLSLILIAALLTSVGLGWVVNGLIILVVLIPVAIALGVVGFQWWLKRNLVEAACPVCSYEFTGLNNSMARCPSCGEVVQITEKTFQRSTPEGTVEVAAVEVESTADIDSDGATVKTVEVQVLEPGQD, encoded by the coding sequence GTGAACGATCCTTTCTCCCGTAATATTCAATTCTCTTCTTCAGGCTTGGGTTGCGTTTTAAGTCTTATTTTGATTGCAGCCTTACTAACTTCAGTGGGCCTAGGTTGGGTCGTCAATGGGCTGATTATTCTTGTTGTGCTGATCCCAGTGGCGATCGCCTTGGGGGTTGTAGGCTTCCAGTGGTGGCTGAAGCGCAATTTGGTGGAAGCGGCTTGCCCGGTATGCAGTTATGAATTTACGGGATTAAATAACTCCATGGCCCGTTGTCCGAGCTGTGGCGAAGTGGTGCAGATCACCGAAAAAACCTTCCAGCGCTCGACCCCAGAAGGTACGGTGGAAGTGGCGGCGGTGGAAGTAGAATCAACGGCAGATATTGACAGCGATGGTGCAACGGTAAAAACCGTGGAAGTGCAAGTGCTCGAACCGGGCCAGGATTAA
- the hemE gene encoding uroporphyrinogen decarboxylase translates to MSESNNTPLLLRAARGEKVERTPVWMMRQAGRYMKIYRDLRDKYPSFRERSENPDLAIEISLQPWHAFQPDGVIMFSDILTPLPGMGIPFDIIESKGPMIDDPIRTQAQVDAMTPFDPAESLPFIKTILGTLRQEVGNASTVLGFVGAPWTLAAYAIEGKSSKNYAVIKNMAFSEPAILHSFLGKIADAIADYVCYQIECGAQVIQMFDSWAGQLSPQDYDMFALPYQKRVVDKVKAKYPDFPLILYISGSAGVLERMGKSGVDIVSVDWTVDMADARQRLGKDMKVQGNIDPGVLFGSQDFIKGRIIDTVRKAGNWGHILNLGHGVLVGTPEDNVRFFFETCKNVQSFL, encoded by the coding sequence ATGTCGGAAAGCAATAATACACCTCTTTTATTGAGGGCTGCACGGGGGGAAAAAGTTGAGCGGACACCAGTTTGGATGATGCGCCAAGCTGGACGTTATATGAAAATTTATCGCGACCTACGGGATAAATATCCGAGTTTTCGGGAACGTTCCGAAAATCCCGATCTCGCCATTGAAATTTCGCTCCAACCTTGGCACGCATTTCAGCCTGACGGTGTAATTATGTTTTCGGATATTCTCACCCCCTTACCCGGGATGGGCATTCCCTTCGACATTATTGAGAGCAAGGGGCCAATGATTGATGACCCAATCCGCACCCAAGCCCAAGTGGATGCCATGACCCCTTTTGATCCGGCAGAATCGCTGCCCTTTATCAAGACTATTTTGGGAACATTGCGCCAGGAAGTCGGCAATGCTTCGACTGTACTGGGGTTTGTCGGTGCTCCCTGGACTTTGGCGGCCTATGCGATCGAAGGCAAGAGTTCTAAGAACTACGCTGTCATCAAAAATATGGCCTTCTCTGAGCCAGCAATTCTCCACAGCTTCCTCGGAAAAATCGCCGATGCGATCGCCGACTATGTTTGCTACCAAATCGAATGTGGCGCCCAGGTGATCCAAATGTTCGACTCTTGGGCCGGCCAACTGAGCCCCCAAGACTATGATATGTTTGCCCTGCCTTACCAAAAGCGAGTCGTCGATAAAGTCAAAGCGAAATATCCCGACTTTCCCCTGATCCTCTACATCAGTGGCAGTGCTGGTGTTCTCGAACGCATGGGCAAATCCGGTGTGGATATCGTCAGCGTCGATTGGACCGTCGACATGGCCGATGCCCGCCAGCGCCTCGGTAAAGATATGAAAGTCCAGGGCAACATTGATCCTGGTGTACTGTTCGGCTCCCAAGACTTTATCAAAGGACGCATTATCGACACTGTACGCAAAGCTGGCAACTGGGGTCACATCCTCAATCTCGGTCATGGTGTTCTTGTCGGCACTCCCGAAGATAATGTCCGTTTCTTCTTTGAAACCTGTAAAAATGTCCAGAGCTTTCTCTAG